A portion of the Ailuropoda melanoleuca isolate Jingjing chromosome 18, ASM200744v2, whole genome shotgun sequence genome contains these proteins:
- the SMIM19 gene encoding small integral membrane protein 19 isoform X2 — translation MPGAYGVMGDDGSMDYSVHEAWNEATNVYLVVILVSFVLFVYAKRNKRKIMRIFSVPPTAETLSEPSFYDTISKIRLRQQLEMYSISRKYDYQQPQNQADSVQLSLE, via the exons ATGCCTGGAGCTTACGGGGTGATGGGTGACGATGGCTCTATGGATTATAGCGTTCATGAGGCCTGGAACGAAGCCACCAATGTTTACTTGGTAGTGATCCTTGTTAGCTTTGTTCTCTTCGTGTATGCCAAGAG gaataaaaggaaaattatgaggATATTCAGTGTGCCACCTACAGCAGAAACTTTATCAGAGCCCAGCTTTTATGACACAATAAGCAAAATCCGTTTAAGACAGCAACTGGAAATGTATTCCATTT CAAGGAAGTATGACTATCAGCAGCCACAAAACCAAGCTGACAGTGTGCAACTCTCGTTGGAATGA
- the SMIM19 gene encoding small integral membrane protein 19 isoform X1, with translation MYRFRNVKPFLAPGPSKNRRQAGVGQQAVCLPGLLQKVVPALRETLLSSLSSSPMPGAYGVMGDDGSMDYSVHEAWNEATNVYLVVILVSFVLFVYAKRNKRKIMRIFSVPPTAETLSEPSFYDTISKIRLRQQLEMYSISRKYDYQQPQNQADSVQLSLE, from the exons atgtatcgGTTTAGAAATGTAAAACCGTTCCTAGCCCCTGGGCCGTCCAAAAACAGGCGGCAGGCTGGAGTTGGCCAGCAGGCCGTGTGTTTGCCAGGCCTTCTGCAGAAGGTCGTACCAGCACTAAGAGAaaccctcctttcttctctttcttccagccCCATGCCTGGAGCTTACGGGGTGATGGGTGACGATGGCTCTATGGATTATAGCGTTCATGAGGCCTGGAACGAAGCCACCAATGTTTACTTGGTAGTGATCCTTGTTAGCTTTGTTCTCTTCGTGTATGCCAAGAG gaataaaaggaaaattatgaggATATTCAGTGTGCCACCTACAGCAGAAACTTTATCAGAGCCCAGCTTTTATGACACAATAAGCAAAATCCGTTTAAGACAGCAACTGGAAATGTATTCCATTT CAAGGAAGTATGACTATCAGCAGCCACAAAACCAAGCTGACAGTGTGCAACTCTCGTTGGAATGA